A region from the Macrobrachium nipponense isolate FS-2020 chromosome 47, ASM1510439v2, whole genome shotgun sequence genome encodes:
- the LOC135204554 gene encoding gastrula zinc finger protein XlCGF49.1-like yields the protein MNVGKRFSHKPDLTRHMRIHTGENHSCAKNVGKAFSNKSILTLHMRLHTGEKPYMCKECGKAFSQKRDLTHHMRLHTGENHPFICKECGKGFAYKHHLTTHMRIHTGEKPFMCKECGKTFSHKPDLTRHMRIHTGEKPFVCKECGKAFSNKSILTLHMRLHTGAEAIYVQRMWESIFSETKSYTSYEIAYRREESQIACKECGKHFHRNQVLHII from the coding sequence aTGAATGTGGGAAAACGTTTTTCCCACAAACCAGATCTTACacgtcatatgagaatccataccggAGAGAACCATTCGTGTGCAAAGAATGTGGGGAAAGCATTTTCCAATAAGTCAATtcttacacttcatatgagattgcatactggagagaagccatatatgtgcaaagaatgtgggaaagcattttcccagaaacgaGATCTTACAcatcatatgagattgcatactggagagaatcatccattcatatgcaaggaatgtgggaaaggatTTGCCTACAAACATCATCTTACAactcatatgagaatccatactggagagaagccattcatgtgcaaagaatgtgggaaaacgttttcccacAAACCAGATCTTACacgtcatatgagaatccataccggagagaagccattcgtgtgcaaagaatgtgggaaagcattttccaatAAGTCAATtcttacacttcatatgagattgcatactggagcagaagccatatatgtgcaaagaatgtgggaaagcattttctcagaaaccaaatcttacacgtcatatgagattgcataccgGAGAGAAGAAAGCCAGATAGCGTGCAAGGAATGTGGAAAGCATTTTCACAGAAATCAAGTCTTACACATCATATGA